The proteins below are encoded in one region of Deltaproteobacteria bacterium:
- a CDS encoding CBS domain-containing protein, with the protein MEVITCHLNADFDALASMVAARKLYPDAVAVFPGSLERNLRNFFVESMVYDLGIAKLKSVPLEEVTRLILVDTRQRSRIGRFEEVVDKEGVSIHIYDHHPNAKDDIKGEVEVIKEVGATTTILTRIIQERGLPLTPEEATILALGIYEDTGAFTFSSTTEEDYYAAGFLKGKGANLDLVKDMMTYELSVEQVSLLNEMIESAERIVVNGVEVLLTKVASETYVGDFAVLVHKLMDMESTSAVFALAQMDDRVFVVGRSRIPEVNVGDILVPLGGGGHPTAGSASVKEQPLGELEQKLIRLLKGKVNASRTARDIMSYPVVYIGPEATMGAAADTLLRYNINVIPIVEKGTMLGYLSRQVAEKAAFHGLKDLRVTEYMNSDFESVAPDAGVAEIQDRIVGDNQRVLPVVEDDKLVGIITRTDLLSTLVDNPSIPQYLFDSPRRSGYVRKKNLAALMRERLGRNIIDLLKSLGRVADEVEFNIYAVGGFVRDLLLRKQNLDIDVVVEGSGIDFALRYAEAYPETRVRTHKKFGTAV; encoded by the coding sequence GTGGAAGTGATTACCTGTCATTTGAATGCGGACTTCGACGCCCTGGCGTCCATGGTAGCGGCTCGCAAGCTCTATCCTGACGCCGTAGCCGTTTTTCCCGGGTCATTGGAACGGAATCTCCGGAATTTTTTCGTCGAGTCCATGGTGTACGACCTCGGCATAGCCAAGCTCAAGTCCGTGCCTCTGGAGGAGGTGACACGGCTCATCCTGGTGGATACCCGCCAACGCTCCCGTATCGGACGTTTCGAGGAGGTTGTGGATAAGGAAGGGGTTTCGATTCACATCTACGATCACCATCCGAACGCCAAGGATGACATAAAGGGCGAAGTGGAGGTCATCAAGGAGGTAGGGGCCACCACTACCATTCTTACCCGAATCATTCAGGAACGGGGTTTGCCGCTGACTCCGGAGGAAGCCACCATATTGGCCCTCGGCATTTACGAGGACACGGGAGCGTTTACGTTTTCTTCGACAACGGAAGAGGACTATTACGCCGCCGGATTCTTGAAGGGCAAAGGGGCGAATCTGGATCTCGTAAAGGATATGATGACCTACGAGCTATCCGTCGAGCAGGTATCGTTGCTGAATGAAATGATCGAGTCGGCGGAACGGATCGTGGTGAACGGGGTGGAAGTGCTGCTGACCAAAGTGGCTTCAGAAACGTACGTGGGTGATTTCGCCGTGTTGGTGCATAAACTCATGGACATGGAGAGCACGTCCGCGGTTTTCGCCTTGGCCCAGATGGACGACCGGGTCTTCGTGGTTGGGAGGAGCCGCATACCGGAGGTGAATGTCGGTGATATCCTGGTGCCGTTGGGAGGAGGCGGTCATCCGACGGCCGGCTCCGCATCGGTCAAGGAACAACCGTTGGGCGAGCTGGAACAGAAGCTGATCCGTCTTCTGAAGGGTAAGGTGAACGCGAGCAGAACGGCCAGGGACATTATGAGTTATCCAGTGGTCTATATCGGCCCGGAAGCGACCATGGGCGCGGCGGCGGATACCCTGCTGAGGTATAACATCAACGTGATCCCCATCGTTGAGAAAGGCACGATGCTCGGATACCTTTCGCGACAGGTGGCGGAAAAGGCCGCATTCCACGGATTAAAGGACTTACGCGTAACGGAATACATGAACAGCGACTTCGAGTCCGTGGCGCCCGACGCGGGCGTGGCCGAGATCCAGGACAGGATCGTCGGGGATAACCAGCGTGTTCTTCCCGTAGTGGAAGACGATAAGCTGGTGGGGATCATTACTCGAACCGACTTGTTAAGCACGCTCGTCGATAATCCTTCCATACCTCAATACCTGTTCGATTCCCCCAGAAGAAGCGGTTATGTGCGGAAGAAGAACCTGGCCGCCTTGATGAGGGAACGATTAGGGCGGAACATCATTGACCTTTTGAAGTCTCTGGGGCGCGTTGCGGACGAGGTGGAATTCAACATCTATGCGGTTGGAGGTTTTGTCCGGGATCTGTTGCTCAGAAAGCAGAACCTGGATATCGACGTTGTCGTGGAAGGCAGCGGCATTGATTTTGCCCTGAGGTACGCCGAGGCGTATCCAGAAACGCGGGTTCGAACCCATAAGAAATTCGGTACCGCGGT